The following are encoded together in the Clostridia bacterium genome:
- the rpsT gene encoding 30S ribosomal protein S20 encodes MPNIKSQKKRVLITKEEYLRNKSIRSEVKTAIKKFNAAIAAGDVAQAEALLPVTVSVINKAKSDGVYHINTASRKIASLNKSLNSIKA; translated from the coding sequence ATGCCTAACATCAAATCCCAAAAGAAACGCGTGCTTATCACCAAAGAAGAGTATCTTCGCAATAAGTCCATCCGTTCGGAAGTCAAGACCGCGATCAAGAAGTTCAACGCCGCGATCGCCGCGGGCGACGTAGCCCAAGCCGAAGCGCTTCTTCCCGTCACCGTTTCCGTTATCAATAAAGCCAAGAGCGACGGCGTCTATCATATCAACACCGCGTCCCGCAAAATCGCTTCTCTGAACAAGTCACTCAATTCCATCAAGGCGTAA